Below is a window of Terriglobus sp. RCC_193 DNA.
AAACCGTCTGCGAAATGTCTACCTTGTCCGCGTCCAGCAACGTCTGCTCTGTGGTCACGGTCACGTCCGTGGAGACCGAAGCAGCGGGCAACGTCGCGTCAATGGTGTTGGTATTACCCACCACTACGGCGACATTCTTCTGATCCAGCTTGCCAAAACCAGAAGCGGTAATGATCACCTCGTACTGGCCGGGCTGCAGGAAGGTAGCAAGGTAGCGTCCTTCGCTGTCAGTGGCAAGATCGCGCTTCGCACCGGTACCGGTATTAATCACCGTTACGGTTGCACCCGGCACAACAGCTCCGGCACCATCGCGCACAATTCCTGAGATGTTACCCAGCGCGGCGGTCTGCGCAAATGCGGTTGCAGCGCTGAGGCTACAGGCGAGTACCGCCGTAGCCCAAAGCTTCGTTGTTCCCATGTTGTTCTTCAACTGGTGGCTCCTGAAAACTTCATGCAGATTTCCGCGGCATTAGAGGGTGGCCGCGGGTTCAAAAAACTTCGCCGTAACATCGGCGTTTTTCGCGCTTCGATCGAAGTATCTGTTTCCGTTCAATTAAGTCGAAAACGCAAATTAGAGTGATATTTCTACGGTCGGGCAGGTCTGCACCCTATGTCAAGCAAGAAAAATGAAAAGAAAGTAAACGGACGCAGGTTGTCGCAGGAAAACCCGTACATCTATGGCAGAATGTACGAATTTCCTGAAAATCATAGACTTGCGGGCAGTTTCAATCGCGTCGATTAGTGCAGCTTGTCCGGGATCACGGCGTGTTGCAAAAGCAGTTCAAAGGGGACAATGCGCAGTGTGTTTTCGTGCGTAGCTTCCAGCACCACGGGGCACGCTGCACCCGCCTCAAACACCTGTAGCCAACGCGCCGCGCACACACACCAGCGATCACCCGGCTTCAGCCCCGGAAAGCCGTACTGCGGCATCGGCGTCATCAGGTCGTTGCCCAGGTGTTTCGATACAGC
It encodes the following:
- a CDS encoding DUF2237 family protein produces the protein MSFVEPVKAESKNVLGQPMQTCGCDPMTGFYRDGCCDTGPDDVGVHTVCCVVTEEFLAVSKHLGNDLMTPMPQYGFPGLKPGDRWCVCAARWLQVFEAGAACPVVLEATHENTLRIVPFELLLQHAVIPDKLH